In Pristiophorus japonicus isolate sPriJap1 chromosome 3, sPriJap1.hap1, whole genome shotgun sequence, the sequence TGTAGCTTGTAATGTTCAATCAATCTACTGTAGCTTCATCAGATTATCTTGGGGATCAGGGGAATGTGCTGAAACATCCAACATTTACTGTCCCGGCCAACACTTCATCGATAGTCGTTTAAGGAAAATATTGAAGGTTGCAGTATTGTCGATACCAATGTTAGCACAAGCTTTACTTGGAGCCCTGGACAAACCCACAAGGAGGTAGACATGTATACAAGAACACGTTGAATGATTCTGCAGCATTTATACATGGCATgttctgaccaacattggctcccggttaagcaacgcctcgatttcaaaattctcatccttattttcaaattcttccatgacctcatccctccctatctctataatctcctccagccccacaaccccccatgaGATgtatgtgctcctctaattctgccctcttgagcagccctgataaaaatcgctcaaacattggtggccataCCGTCTGTTACTTTGGCCCCTAGCTCTGGAAATCCCTAcctaaacatacctctttgaccaagcttttggtcaatttctacttatgcggctcagtgtcaatttgttaaaaatcttataatactcctgcgaagcgccttgggacgtttcactaccttacaggtgctatataaataaagttgttgttgttgttgttgtacctttTCCAAATTAAGAACTAATTAGAAACATGCCAGTGTGGTACAGACAAGATTTTTAGTTCTGTATTTCAAATTCGTGCTGTTTAGTGCTGTATTTCAATCTTTTTTCTAACATGTGAAATACCACAAAGCAGTATAATGTTTAAACTAAAATGTGGATCTGTCACTAATAACAAAAAAATTGAGTGAGAATAATAATCTGTAAATTAAATATAAAAGACTATTACATAATTAATGACGAGGCTGGGAATAAATTGCATTAAATGACAGAAAATTATTGATGAGTCGCCACAAATATAAATTTTATTACCAAATGATTCgaaactggcaggcagtgactagtggggtaccgccaggttctgtgctggggccccagctgtttacattgtacattaatgatttagacgaggggattaaatgcagtttctccaaatttgcggatgacactaagttgggtggcagtgtgagctgcgaggaggatgctatgaggctgcagagcgacttggataggttaggtgagtgggcaaatgcgtggcagatgaagtacaatgtggataaatgtgaggttatccactttggtggtaaaaatagagagacagactattatctgaatggttacagattaggaaaaggggaggtgcaacgagacctgggtgtcatggtacatcagtcattgaaggttggcatgcaggtacagcaggcggttaagaaagcaaatggcatgttggccttcatagcgaggggatttgagtacagcggcagggaggtgttactacagttgtacagggccttggtgaggccacacctggagtattgtgtacagttttggtctcctaacttgaggaaggacattttttctattgagggagtgcagcgaaggttcaccagactgattcccgggatggcgggactgacatatcaagaaagactggatcaactgggcttgtattcactggagttcagaagaatgagaggggatctcatagaaacgtttaaaattctgacgggtttagacagattagatgcaggaagaatgttcccaatgttggggaagtccagaaccaggggtcacagtctaaggataaggggtaagccatttatgactgagatgaggagaaacttctccacccagagagtggtgaacctgtggaattctctaccagagaaagttgttgaggccaattcactaaatatattcaaaaaggagttcgatgtagtccttactgctagggggataaggggtatggcgagaaagcaggaatggggtactgaagttgcctgttcagccatgaactcattgaatggcggtgcaggctcgaacggccgaatggcctactcctgcacctattttctatgtttctatgtttctatgaaactgatAATTAGAATGTAATGATAACTTACGTATGGGTAGGTGCGACATGACCTGATGTTGTCATTGAATCCCATCCAGCGCTGGTAGTCAGGATATTCTCCCCTGCTCAGAACATACTGGTATCCCATGTAATTGGGTCTCTCATACACCACCCACCAGTCACTCTCCACACGGATTGAGTTACAGCGGTTGAAGTAAGGGGACAGGTCAGCACAGTCAGTACTGCACTCGTAGTGCCGACCCTGGAAGTTCCTGTCCTCGTAAAAGATGAtctgtgggggaaaaaaaatcacacaaCAAATGAATCGATAATTTCTCAAATCTGATGTATTTTATAAAACATTATTAGCAAATGTGAAAAGTATGAGAGTTAACATTACCTTTCCCATTTTGAGCTTCACAGTTAAACAACCGCCTGCGTATAGCGCTGTTTCATACAGCTCGGTATTTATAAGCTAGACTGAAACGCCACTGTAGGGAATACTTTTGTTATTCTAATGGTTTCAACAGTGTATATCAGCAAAAGAGCAAATAAAAAAAAACCTGTAGTCATTGCAGGCAAAATCCCCTTATTCAGGTTTATAGATGAGACACTGATTCTTTTCATTCTGCTTTGATGCTGAATTAATTGTTCTGTGAACATATTCAAAGTGCTCGAATCCAATGTGTATGTATGTTGAGTCCAGTATTAGGATTTTGTATAATTTACCTTTTTACTTTGTATCCAAGAATAAATCATTACTGTGTTCATGGCTACCCAAACTGATCTTAATATTATAATAGCCAATACATATAAATCTACCTGTAATATCTATACATTACTATAGTGTGGGGTGGTGGTCTTATTGGTTTTATTTGTTCTGGCAATGTAATCACCATTATTTTACACCGGCTTTGTGGTTGTATTATGTATACCCCAGCAGTCGGTTGATTTTACAATAGCATTAAAAGTTTGCGAGTAAATGGATGGAAAGTCTAGCAACATCCATGGGTATCTCTGGAAAGAGTTACATTTGACTATTGTATTCACAACGACAACTTCAATCTGAATAGACTGATGTCCTGTCGAATGGATATGGGTGACAGTATATAAAGTGCAGCCTTTCTTAAGCAGTGCGTATGAGCCTATTTGATCTGAAAGTACCTTACTCTATTAAATTTGGAAGTGATATTTTTGAAACGATGTTAATGAGTTTTCCTGTGTTTGGTTAACAGAGTTAATGGGGAAGATTTTTCAACATGCTGTGTGTGGTGAAATTCTATGTTCATATTAATATGGAAATTGTGCTGGCGGACTGAAGGTTACCAGTTTAAAACCTGTTCAAAAGGAGATAAAGGGGTAAACCAAATAAGCATATTCTAGTCGGCCTAACATAGCCACTAGTGGGAAAAATTCTAGAAGCCATAACACATGATAAAATGAATACTCGCTTAGAAAACCATTGGCTGAATTTTCCATGGTGGCAGCACGAACGATCAATGGTGGATTCGGTGGGAAAGTGGCTTTTTTTAATAGCGGGTCACGAACCCGCTGTGAACTCGCTCCTTCCCACAGACCTTTCTGTCAGCGTGGAGCTGACACAACCTGCAGCAGTACTATAGCcgtggcctaaatagtgttttctacagttcaagcctccctgctcttgtattccatgcctcggctaatgaaggcaaatattccgtatgttTTCTTAACTATCTTCTcttcctggcctgctatcttcagggatctgtggacatgcactccaagatccctttgttcctctacatttcccagtgtcctaccatttaatgtatatgtccttgccttgttagccctccccaaatgcagtatctcacacttctcgggattgaattccatttgccactgttctgcccacctgaccagtacaatgatatcttcctgcaatccacagctttcttcttcattatcaaccacacagctgaattTAGTACCATcttcaaatttcttaatcatagcccctacattcaagtctaaatcattgatatatatcacaaaaagcaagggccctagTACTGAATCCTgcagaaacccactggaaacagccttccagacagaaaaacacccatcaaccattaccctctgtttcctgcctctgaaccaattttggattcaatttgccactttgcctttgatcccatggacttttattttcgtgactagtctgccatgtgagaccttatcgaaagctttgctaaaatatacactacatcaaacgcactatcctTATCGaccatccttgttacctcctcaaaatattcaatcatgttagtcagacatgaccttccattaacaaatccatgctgactgtccttgattaatatttgtctttctaaattaagatttatcctgtccctcagaatttttccaataattttctcaccaccacagttaggctgactggcctgcaattacttgatctatccttttctccctttttaaacaaatgtacaacattagcagtcctccagtacttaggcaccacacctgtagccagagtgaataggaaaatgatggtcagagcatctgctatttctgcttttgcttttcttaacagcctgggagacatttcatccgggtctggggatttatccactttcaaagctgctaagccccttactactttctctctcactatgtttatttcatctaatatttcacactcctcctccctcattgcaatgtctgcattgcccctctcttttgtgaaaacagactcaaagtattcatgtctttcacctccacacacagattacctttttgatctctaataggccctactctttctttagttactcctcttgctcttaatgtatttataaaacatctttgggttttccttgattttacttgccaacatttttctaTGCTCTtcctttgttttcctaatttcctttttaattgcatccctgcactttctatattcccaTAGAGTTGCTGCAGTATTGAGccttcagtatctgtcataagtttcccgttttttctttatcctacccgcttgacatccagggggatctagatttgttagtcccacccttttgctttaagggaacatacttgctctgaatcctcaggatctcctccttgaatgcctcccactgctctgacactgatttaccatcaagttaccgtttccagtccactttgcctAAATCCCAGCTcaactcagcaaaattggcttttcctcacttgcaaacttttattcctggtctatctttgtccttttctataactaccctaaatctaactgaattatgacaacttgcaccaaaatgctctcccactaataccccttccacctgccgagcttcattccctaaaactaagtccagaaccacccactTGTTAGGTTTGTTacttactggctaaaaaagttctcgtgaatgcattttaggaattccgcacgttCTATACCTTTCACACAAATTTTATCCCAATTATTATTAGGATGGTTGAAATCCtctattattactgccctatagctTTTAcacttcagaaatttgcctacatatttgctcttttatATCCCTCTGACTgtctgggggtctatagtacactcccaacagtgtgatcaccccttttttattctttaattcaacccatttggcctcatttgatgatccctctaacatatcatccctcctcacagctgtaattgtttctttaatcaatactgtgaccccccctccttttttaccccatctcaattcctgtaaccaggaatgttgagctgccatacctgccattCTCTCAGCTATGTTTCAGTAattgctataatatcatactcccaagtatctatctgtgctctcagctcatctgccttattccaacagtctatcgactctggatcagttcctatcgactggagggtagctaatgtaacaccgctgtttaaaaaaggagggagagacaaaacaggtaattatagattggtaagcctgacatcagtagtggggaaaatgtaaggTAAGAAAGTGGCTAAGTATTGCAGCGTGCTTTGCTCTCGCATTTTAGCCAGAAAGAAATATGAGGGAAGCGGGTAGGATGGAATCTTGGTCTTGGTGCTTGCGAACAAAGGAAGCTCAGAAACAGAGAATGTTGAAGTTTCCTTTGGCTGTAACATCTAGGTCAAAAGATGACCCTTACCTAAATAAGTAAGTTGGTAGACCCCAGTAGAAAACAAGGGAAACTGCTGTCAATTGAAAGATTAAACAGCCATAAAATAACTGTTGCTTTGATAAAGTAGTCTCGTGCATTCCAGAGGGGCACAGACAGTGGGCATGTAATTCGGCTCGGTAGTGCCTGCTTTTCGAGGACCAAAGTGGCATCtgccggaagtatgcagagcaggttTCCCACTGCACCAAacattttgttgtgcatacccatcaacaTTGTTCTGTAACCCCATCAATGTCCTCGTCTGAGTGCTCTGCATCCGAACCTGTCTGCGACCTTGCTCtctggcgagctggcacctgcgctatcattgccccctgccctggctcctGAGCATTCATGCTTGgtatctcaccatgtgcagatcctgcctcaATTTATCATCGAAGATACATTAGTGTTAGTATCTGAGCTAGTGGTTGCGAGTGTGAAAAAGATGGagctgtgtcttcatcatcactcttCTTGGTCTTCCCCCACTGTCTGACCAGGTTGCACCTGTTGtgtattgtaatgtctgtaagcttgtaatgtttgtagctccacattgtggatgtggacgtattgtgtactgcaagtgcagggttaataataaacagaaccaggcagatttccggagacttccgagagagctgcctgccattaggaagctgtgtgtgctgtgctctgtgaatatatcacatttggcgagggaagatgggatttttcggatgatttaaagcttaaaattttgttggtgaaggatccagtcagctgacagagagactttggaagtttctatctttgcaaaaagctacaaaaatccgagataaaatacagcacacggtgtgaacagctagagattaaaatggcaggtgtattgggacatttgggagaatatagacacgactgggaacgttttaaagtgtatgtgggttggctagaaatgtatttcattgcaaataacataatcaaagttccagacaatgcagtccagaatcgggctgtgtcggaacgtaagaaagcgatcttcttatcagaggcaggtttggcattatatgacactcttgtaaatctgcttgtgcctgacgagccaaaggacacaacgcttaaagagattttaacgaagctggagcagcactataaccacaaaccgttagaaattgctgaaagctattgttcggtattcggaatcaaaaggctgatgaaattatcagtgattacttcatagcatttaaaaagctatcgatgcactgtaattttggaaactttcaaaaccgagcattacgggatcgttttgtttgtggggtgaaaatgatgcgatcagaaggaagttattgacgacgaatgacttgacttttgagattgcttgtcagacagtgaggtcgatgggcatggccgaacaatattcccgagaattaaataataattacggtcgtcagtcaaccgaggtaaatcacctgcaggttcaaagtaaaagacgggcaatgcccaaagtctcagaaactggaaattctaactgagcgtcaaagtcatgctatagatgcctgggacaacacattgctcaaatttgtccatacatgaaggcagagtgtttcttctgcagatagactgggcatcttgcgaaggcatgccgactgacgggtaaaccagctttcaaagctatgagtccagcgttcaaagctatgagtagaaatcccaagagactacatagcatggaaaaacaacgaggagatgttagaattacatgtcatcaggagcacgaggttaaccgacagcgattcggaaagcatcaaaatccacatcgatgttgcgggattcaagataccaatggaaattgacacgggtgcatccgtgagtgtagtaccggaatcactatatcgcgacaaattgcgtgactttcaactggagaaatccaagatagagctgcgaggctactcgggagagaaaattcctgtggtaggtcgtatcaccgtactggtgaaatgaaaagatcaatttcagaacttgcctctaatagtagtgaaaggagacaagccggccttactaggaagaaattggttgagctcactgatgcTGGAATGGAGTAAGatattctgtgtggaagcgagatgttcatcaacggatgaggttatcaagaagtatccgaaggtgttctgcgaaacgggcagtccgatccaaggcttcaaggcgagtgtcagggtacagaaggatgctagattggcttactacaagccatgttctggaccatatgcactcaaggagaaagttgagcaagaactcaaaagactagagactgagaacattatttgtaagatagatcgatgtaattgggctacacccattgttgttgtaccaaagtccgatggtaaggtaagattgtgtggtgattataaagtaactgtaaaccaggttctagagggtaatgtccccaatacattgccgaatatagaagatttgttcacaacactgacagatggtcagatcttctcaaaactggatcttacgaatgcctacttacagcttgaactagatgaggagtccaagtcatgtttgactataaatactcatctaggcctatatcaatttaataggctaccgtttgaagtgtcctctgcccctgccatattccaaggggtgatgaactagattttgcaaggcattgaaggggtagtatgttatttggatgacatactaatttcagcaccaaataggcaaattcataataacatattgaatgaagtcctcaaatggctagagaagcacagagtacgagtgtctgctcataagtgtgagttattgaaaaactcagtggagcacttagggtacagagtagacaaagatggtttacatccaaccatggaaaaattggatgcaattagaaatgcacccactcccaggaatgtcactgaacttcgttcattcttgggtcttttgaactattatgggaagttcctaccaaatttggctacagtattacatccactgaatgaacttttgaaaaaacaggtccattggaagtggtcaaaagaatgcgatacagcattcaaggagtgtaaaagcaaattggtagagagcaccatgttagttcactatgacatatcgagggagattaagctcgcatgtgatgccgctccgtatggagttggggcagtgatctctcatgtattaagtagtggggaggagagaccaattgcttttgcttcatgcactctcagtgccagtgagagtaattgttctcaaattgaaagggaagctttggcattcatttttggggtcaagaagtttcacaaatacttgtatggtcgtaagttatggatcttaagcccctaacagcaatcctccatccaaagtctccagttctaacattagctgcagcccgaatgcagagatgggctttgattttgtcagcatatacatatgatattgaatacagatgatcagctgatcacagtaatgctgatgcaatgtctagattgccttccccatcacaagttacacccgatagggaagaagtgttttatttttcatacattgttgaactgccagtcacagctgaagagattggtagagcaaccaatcatgacccagtgatgtcaaaggtgtatgagtatattgcaaatggatggccaaaccaggtaacagacaaagatacacatccattctttattcgtaggataaagattgtatcatgtggggtgcaaaaatggttataccaaataaattcaggtccaaattattaggagacctccatgaccagcacttgggaatgtgcttgaccaagagttttgcacgcagttatttatggtggccaggtcttgataaagagagagactttggaagtttctgtttgagagtgatggtatcctcttcgaaacagaaaacaagtggtaaagttaaatttgtaaatatggaaaaaaaagtttatatcctgtgttatgtttaaacatgaaagttatgcatGATGTTTGTTAAGATggcttcttcattcaggagggagaagtgtaatgtctgtaagcttgtaatatttgtagctccacactgtggatgtggatgtattgtgtactgcaagtgcagggttaataataaacagaactagacaGATTTCCGgagtttccgagagagctgcctgccattaggaagctgtgtgtgctgtgctacaTGAATATATCACATGTATCTGAAAAGAAAAAGGCACAAGGAcagtggtgggggttgggggggggggggggcagaaggcgCATGCTTATACAatctaaatcagaagagattgtgtgatgaggaggaagtgggatgtgagaaggaagattTGGTATGAGGATACCATCTTCAATAGTTTCAGCCCTGTCATTGACTACAACCTCAGCAATAGCCATTCCAATAATCGGcaacactgtctcctccatgggtgtTAGGACGTGCAGACGTGCCTCTACCCCCTCGGGTTAACTCCTGCTGCTTCTGGTTGTGAAAGAGAGAGGCAAGTGTGTCAGTGAACATATTACAAACTTTTTGGATGATGTGACTGTCATTGTTGAATAGCTGAcattgtgtgcaagctgtgagatgtgggtgtgaggcttgcagcagcacgaagtgtgtgaggatgaggtgaagcacatgtatgttaggtatgagtcctgattgatagagatagttggtaggtgagtgttggggtgtggtgaattgaggagtggctgaggctagtggtgcacttggtaggatatggcatttgaagatgcattcattgacattgaccactcgtgtgaggatattgaacttcttgcggcactgcatccatgtCTTCAGTGCTAGACCCCTAGCATTGACCtccacggctatctgctcccactgccttttgaaCTTGtatctggaggacctcctggcctCTGTGGATACATGGCATCTCTCCTACTTtacacctcctccaccaagacctgcATCCGAAAACCTTGTAACACCCTCTCTCTCATGTTGTGCCATTCCTCACTGTTTTCCAAGGATAGATTCACTTCCTGCACGATTCacaacacctcccctttaagcagtcCAGGCTAGCTATAAGTGGTGCTAGGAAATTACAATTTTAGGCCCCCTGTTGATGCAGCTGGCTGCACGCAGAATTCATTACAATGAGCAGCAGCACAAAGGATCAAGGGACGAGATAGCAGAGGtactattacaaatatttaataattcatttggAAAAAGTTGTAGTGCCAAAGGACAGGAGGATAGCTAACATAATGCCGATATTTATGTAGTGAAATAGAACATGTCCagcgaactatagaccagtcagcttaacatcggtgggaggaaaaataatggaatccttactaaaggagaaaataaaaaaAACATCAAGAAAGCTGTTGAGTTGCAGTCAGGAGTCGGCTGGAGGAGTGCCATTTAAAGGCGTCATCTTGAAAAACAATGTTTTcagccattactctttgcagcttgctaacacataggcagagtCGCTGGTGGACAGATCGCTGTGATTTTGACTTCAAGGACtgactgttctgcctcctaactattctcCTGTATTATTCAGAGCAGATTTGAAATCACGAGAATTATCTCGTTTCATGGGGTCTGTGTTGGCACTCAACCTCCTGCTTCGATGTCACTATCAGAGACTGCTTAAGTGAAGataaatgcagagagaaaggcatagagaaaagcagggagaaggacagggagcgagacagggagaggcacagggagaagcatagggagaaagacagggagcaaaacagggagaaaggcagcaaaatgtggccagaagaagctggcccaacagggctggcaacaggagaccttaccctcccagggtattccagcagcaattctcctacatcaagttcactgaggaacaatgtgttcgaaggctgtgcttcagcaaggatgtggtcacagctctgccatctgctgcaaccagacctcgagcctcagaccagggtgagttggctctctcagtggcagtcaagatcaccatcgcactcaatttctatgccaatggatcctccCAGGGAACGATAGGAgagatctccaacatctcccagttcgccatctATTGCTCCATCCATgagatcacagatgctctgtacagaaggagaagggactacatttccttccccatgaccagagagaagcagcacaagcgtgcatgccaggatagcaggcttccccatggtgcagggtgccattgattcaCCCATGTCACTTTGTGGGCacagcatcacaatcctgaggtcttccataaccacaaaggattccactcactgaatgtgcagttggtgtgcgaccacacacacagaatcctc encodes:
- the LOC139259191 gene encoding gamma-crystallin S-1-like isoform X1; protein product: MQSTQTRTLMGLQNNIIFYEDRNFQGRHYECSTDCADLSPYFNRCNSIRVESDWWVVYERPNYMGYQYVLSRGEYPDYQRWMGFNDNIRSCRTYPYYRGGTYRMKIYERPDFGGQMMEFMDDCPSVYDRFRYRDIHSCHVMDGYWTFYEQPNYRGRQYFMRPGEYRRFSDWGGNSSTIGSFRRMRDF